One stretch of Micromonospora echinospora DNA includes these proteins:
- the topA gene encoding type I DNA topoisomerase, whose amino-acid sequence MPSNAGTTRLVIVESPAKAKTISGYLGPGYVVEASFGHVRDLPRNAADVPAKYKGEPWARLGVDVDNGFHALYVVSADRKQQISKLVKLAKEVDEIFLATDEDREGEAIAWHLVETLKPKVPVKRMVFHEITKPAIQAAVANPREIDRDLVDAQEARRILDRLYGYEVSPVLWKKVMPKLSAGRVQSVATRIVVERERQRMAFRTAEYWDILATLAVGKPGEGPRTFNATLVALNGDRIATGKDFEPTTGKVRPGAGVVHLDEGGARGLAARLADRPFTVTRVEEKPYRRRPYAPFITSTLQQEAARKMRFSSQQTMRTAQRLYENGYITYMRTDSVNLSETAIAAARRQIVELYGERSVPPEPRRYTGKVKNAQEAHEAIRPAGDNFRTPGEVAKELSAEEFKLYELIWRRTIASQMTDAVGSSVSVRIRAVSSAQEEADFGATGKTITDPGFLRAYVESSDDENAEAEDAERRLPTLVKDQPLTADELNAQGHHTQPPARYTEASLVKALEELGIGRPSTYASIMQTIQDRGYVVKRGQAMIPSFLAFAVIGLMERHYPRLIDYDFTASMENELDEIAGGDHAAVDFLTSFYFGSTNGTGDQAIAHAGGLKKLVTEDLSEIDARSVNSIPLFTDDEGREVVVRVGRYGPYLQRALPGEQQTPAASGEGEEGGSQGDRAPIPEGLAPDELTPEKVHELFLGGGGERKLGDDPSTGEPILLKSGRFGPYVASGERKSSLLRSQTPDSLTLEQALQLLRLPRLIGVAPDGAEVVANNGRYGPYVKRGDDFRSLDSEDKMFTVTLDEALALLAAPKARQRRAAAPPLREMGNDPLTEKPLVIKDGRFGPYVTDGEFNASLRRGQTPEELTLEQASEMLAEKRAKGPAPKKKAAKKAAPAKKATAAKKTTAAKKTTAAKATAAKKAPAKKAAPKKATSTPND is encoded by the coding sequence GTGCCGAGCAACGCTGGAACCACCCGTCTGGTCATCGTCGAGTCTCCGGCGAAGGCCAAGACGATCTCGGGCTACCTCGGCCCGGGGTACGTCGTGGAGGCCAGCTTCGGCCACGTCCGGGACCTGCCCCGCAACGCCGCCGACGTCCCGGCGAAGTACAAGGGTGAGCCGTGGGCGCGGCTCGGCGTCGACGTCGACAACGGCTTCCACGCGCTCTACGTGGTCTCGGCCGACCGTAAGCAGCAGATCAGCAAGCTGGTGAAGCTGGCCAAGGAGGTCGACGAGATCTTCCTGGCGACGGATGAGGACCGCGAGGGCGAGGCCATCGCCTGGCACCTGGTGGAGACGCTCAAGCCCAAGGTGCCGGTCAAGCGGATGGTCTTCCACGAGATCACCAAGCCGGCCATCCAGGCCGCGGTGGCCAACCCCCGGGAGATCGACCGCGACCTGGTCGACGCCCAGGAGGCGCGGCGCATCCTCGACCGCCTCTACGGGTACGAGGTCTCGCCGGTGCTGTGGAAGAAGGTCATGCCGAAGCTGTCGGCGGGCCGGGTGCAGTCCGTGGCGACCCGGATCGTGGTCGAGCGGGAGCGCCAGCGGATGGCGTTCCGCACCGCCGAGTACTGGGACATCCTGGCCACGCTCGCGGTGGGGAAGCCGGGCGAGGGCCCGCGCACGTTCAACGCCACGCTCGTCGCGCTGAACGGCGACCGGATCGCCACCGGCAAGGACTTCGAGCCGACCACCGGCAAGGTGCGGCCCGGCGCGGGCGTGGTGCACCTGGACGAGGGCGGCGCCCGAGGGCTCGCCGCTCGCCTGGCCGACCGGCCGTTCACAGTCACCCGGGTCGAGGAGAAGCCCTACCGCCGCCGCCCGTACGCGCCGTTCATCACCTCCACGCTCCAGCAGGAGGCGGCCCGCAAGATGCGGTTCTCGTCGCAGCAGACGATGCGCACCGCGCAGCGCCTGTACGAGAACGGCTACATCACCTACATGCGTACCGACTCGGTGAACCTGTCCGAGACGGCCATCGCGGCCGCCCGCCGGCAGATCGTCGAGCTGTACGGCGAGCGCAGCGTGCCGCCGGAGCCGCGCCGCTACACCGGCAAGGTGAAGAACGCGCAGGAGGCGCACGAGGCGATCCGCCCGGCCGGCGACAACTTCCGCACCCCCGGTGAGGTGGCCAAGGAGCTGTCCGCCGAGGAGTTCAAGCTCTACGAGCTGATCTGGCGGCGCACCATCGCCTCGCAGATGACCGACGCGGTCGGCTCCAGCGTGTCGGTGCGCATCCGCGCCGTCTCCTCCGCCCAGGAGGAGGCCGACTTCGGCGCGACCGGCAAGACCATCACCGACCCCGGCTTCCTGCGCGCGTACGTCGAGTCCAGCGACGACGAGAACGCCGAGGCCGAGGACGCCGAGCGGCGGCTGCCCACGCTGGTCAAGGACCAGCCGCTGACCGCCGACGAGCTGAACGCGCAGGGCCACCACACCCAGCCGCCCGCCCGCTACACCGAGGCGTCGCTGGTCAAGGCGCTGGAGGAGTTGGGCATCGGCCGGCCCTCCACGTACGCGTCGATCATGCAGACGATCCAGGACCGCGGGTACGTGGTGAAGCGCGGCCAGGCCATGATCCCGTCGTTCCTGGCGTTCGCGGTGATCGGGCTGATGGAGCGGCACTACCCGCGCCTGATCGACTACGACTTCACCGCCAGCATGGAGAACGAGCTGGACGAGATCGCCGGTGGTGACCACGCCGCCGTCGACTTCCTCACCTCCTTCTACTTCGGCAGCACCAACGGCACCGGCGACCAGGCCATCGCGCACGCCGGTGGCCTGAAGAAGCTGGTCACCGAGGACCTCAGCGAGATCGACGCGCGCAGCGTCAACTCCATCCCGCTGTTCACCGACGACGAGGGCCGCGAGGTCGTCGTCCGGGTCGGCCGGTACGGGCCGTACCTGCAGCGGGCGCTGCCCGGCGAGCAGCAGACGCCGGCGGCCTCGGGTGAGGGCGAGGAGGGCGGCTCGCAGGGCGACCGGGCGCCGATCCCGGAGGGCCTGGCGCCCGACGAGCTGACCCCGGAGAAGGTGCACGAGCTGTTCCTCGGCGGCGGCGGTGAGCGCAAGCTCGGCGACGACCCGTCGACCGGCGAGCCGATCCTGCTCAAGTCCGGCCGGTTCGGCCCGTACGTGGCCAGCGGCGAGCGCAAGTCGTCGCTGCTGCGCTCGCAGACGCCGGACAGCCTCACCCTGGAGCAGGCGTTGCAGCTGCTGCGCCTGCCCCGGCTGATCGGCGTGGCCCCGGACGGCGCCGAGGTCGTCGCCAACAACGGCCGCTACGGCCCGTACGTCAAGCGCGGTGACGATTTCCGTTCGCTGGACTCGGAAGACAAGATGTTCACCGTCACGCTGGACGAGGCGCTGGCGTTGCTGGCGGCCCCGAAGGCCCGCCAGCGCCGGGCCGCCGCGCCGCCGCTGCGGGAGATGGGCAACGACCCGCTCACCGAGAAGCCGCTGGTGATCAAGGACGGGCGCTTCGGGCCGTACGTCACGGACGGCGAGTTCAACGCGTCGCTGCGGCGCGGGCAGACGCCGGAGGAGCTGACGCTGGAGCAGGCGTCGGAGATGCTCGCCGAGAAGCGCGCGAAGGGCCCGGCCCCGAAGAAGAAGGCCGCGAAGAAGGCCGCCCCGGCCAAGAAGGCCACGGCGGCCAAGAAGACGACTGCCGCGAAGAAGACAACGGCCGCCAAGGCCACGGCGGCCAAGAAGGCCCCCGCGAAGAAGGCCGCTCCGAAAAAGGCAACCTCAACCCCGAACGACTGA
- a CDS encoding DUF559 domain-containing protein: MGNSWAGMRRALPSDDADELTWLLFRQEDVLSLQQARAHLTRKAIRHRVTTGRWRHAHRAVLVAHNGPVGPAQLRWIAVLAAGPTALLGGMTAAQAGGLRGFPDRVVHLLLPAATRRSPLPTGVLAHRTTHLAERDVVPVAAPPRTAVARSVVDAAQWAPTDIQARAIVAAAFQQRLVGGDDLHEVVERMPRIRRRRLILSTATDAAGGAHSLGELDLLGLVRRAGLPEPTRQLVRRDAAGRRRYLDAYFEQWRVHVEVDGGQHLDPAHAWADMRRQNDLWVEGDRVLRFPAWVLRADPEAVIAQLRAALRAAGWRG; encoded by the coding sequence GTGGGGAACTCCTGGGCGGGGATGCGGCGGGCTCTGCCGTCGGATGACGCGGACGAACTGACCTGGCTGCTCTTCCGGCAGGAGGACGTGCTCAGCCTCCAGCAGGCGCGGGCGCACCTGACCCGCAAGGCGATCCGTCACCGGGTGACGACCGGCCGGTGGCGACACGCGCATCGTGCGGTACTCGTCGCGCACAACGGCCCGGTCGGTCCCGCGCAACTCCGGTGGATCGCGGTACTGGCGGCCGGCCCCACCGCGCTCCTGGGCGGCATGACGGCGGCTCAGGCGGGCGGGCTGCGGGGGTTCCCGGACCGGGTGGTCCACCTCCTCCTGCCCGCCGCAACCCGTCGATCCCCGCTTCCGACCGGCGTGCTGGCACACCGGACGACACATCTGGCCGAGCGCGACGTGGTGCCGGTCGCAGCGCCACCTCGGACGGCGGTGGCCCGGTCGGTGGTCGACGCGGCGCAGTGGGCGCCGACCGACATCCAGGCCCGCGCGATCGTCGCGGCTGCCTTTCAGCAACGGCTGGTCGGTGGCGACGACCTGCACGAGGTGGTGGAGCGGATGCCCCGGATCCGCCGCCGACGGCTGATCCTGTCCACCGCCACCGATGCGGCCGGCGGTGCCCACTCCCTGGGCGAGCTGGACCTGCTCGGTCTCGTGCGCCGCGCCGGCCTGCCCGAGCCGACGCGCCAGCTGGTCCGCCGTGACGCTGCCGGCCGCCGACGTTATCTCGACGCGTACTTCGAGCAGTGGCGCGTGCACGTCGAGGTGGACGGCGGACAGCATCTGGACCCGGCGCACGCATGGGCGGACATGCGCCGGCAGAACGATCTCTGGGTGGAGGGTGATCGTGTCCTCCGGTTCCCCGCCTGGGTCCTGCGCGCTGACCCCGAAGCGGTGATCGCCCAGCTTCGCGCCGCCCTGCGGGCGGCCGGCTGGCGAGGCTGA
- a CDS encoding D-arabinono-1,4-lactone oxidase: MAAMTGTTATWSNWAGNQHSTALLTVRPRSVSDVVEAVRQAAAAGRTVRATGSGHSFTATAVADGHRIDLAELETDVSVDVARRLVTVPAGMTLHTLNELLAGHGLAMPNLGDIDAQTIAGALSTGTHGTGAKLGCLSTFVAGLTLVTGTGEVLRCSAEENRDVFDAARVGLGAVGVLVEVTLRCVDAFVLRAHERPAPLAEVLDDLPALYETHDHAEFYWFPYTDRVQVKTNDRVPADDRPLPGWRGWLDDEFLSNTVFAGACRLGRAVPALAPTISAVSARALTERTYTGRSDRVFCTPRRVRFVEMEYGLPREALPTALAELRRIVDRLPFKVLFPVEVRFTAADDIWLSHSYGRDSAYIAVHQYVGMPYEPYFRAFEQVATELGGRPHWGKLHWRDAESLATAYPRFADFQSVRSRLDPHNLFQNPYLSQVLGS, translated from the coding sequence GTGGCCGCGATGACCGGTACCACCGCCACCTGGTCCAACTGGGCCGGCAACCAGCACAGCACCGCGCTCCTCACCGTGCGCCCGCGTAGCGTCTCCGACGTCGTCGAGGCGGTCCGCCAGGCCGCCGCGGCCGGCCGGACCGTCCGGGCCACCGGCAGCGGCCACTCCTTCACCGCCACGGCTGTGGCCGACGGGCACCGCATCGACCTCGCCGAACTGGAGACAGACGTCAGCGTCGATGTGGCGCGCCGCCTGGTCACCGTACCGGCTGGGATGACGTTGCACACGCTCAACGAACTGCTCGCCGGGCACGGCCTGGCGATGCCGAACCTCGGCGACATCGACGCCCAGACCATCGCCGGCGCGCTCTCCACCGGCACCCACGGCACCGGGGCGAAACTCGGCTGCCTGTCCACCTTCGTGGCCGGGCTGACGCTCGTCACCGGCACCGGCGAGGTGCTGCGCTGCTCGGCCGAGGAGAACCGCGACGTCTTCGACGCCGCCCGGGTCGGGCTCGGCGCGGTCGGCGTGCTTGTCGAGGTCACGCTGCGCTGCGTCGACGCCTTCGTGCTGCGCGCGCACGAACGCCCGGCCCCGCTCGCCGAGGTGCTCGACGACCTGCCCGCCCTGTACGAGACGCACGACCACGCCGAGTTCTACTGGTTCCCGTACACCGACCGGGTGCAGGTCAAGACCAACGACCGGGTACCCGCCGACGACCGGCCCTTGCCCGGCTGGCGCGGCTGGCTCGACGACGAGTTCCTCTCCAACACCGTCTTCGCCGGCGCCTGCCGCCTCGGCCGCGCCGTGCCCGCCCTCGCGCCCACGATCAGCGCCGTCTCCGCCCGCGCGCTCACCGAACGCACCTACACCGGCCGCTCCGACCGCGTCTTCTGCACCCCGCGCCGGGTCCGTTTCGTGGAGATGGAGTACGGGCTGCCGCGCGAGGCGCTGCCCACCGCGCTGGCCGAGCTGCGCCGGATCGTGGACCGGCTGCCGTTCAAGGTGCTGTTCCCGGTCGAGGTGCGGTTCACCGCCGCCGACGACATCTGGCTGTCCCACTCGTACGGGCGGGACTCGGCGTACATCGCCGTGCACCAGTACGTGGGCATGCCGTACGAGCCGTACTTCCGCGCGTTCGAGCAGGTGGCGACCGAGCTGGGCGGCCGACCGCACTGGGGCAAGCTGCACTGGCGCGACGCGGAGTCCCTGGCGACGGCCTACCCGAGATTCGCCGACTTCCAGTCCGTCCGCTCCCGCCTGGACCCCCACAACCTTTTCCAGAACCCCTACCTGAGTCAGGTCCTAGGCTCCTGA
- a CDS encoding TetR/AcrR family transcriptional regulator, with product MLDACAELVDEVGYEGLTTTLLAERAEVAIGSVYQFFPDKRAIVQALTLRTMESYLQRLDERFASDDLTYWWDGVDAAIDEYISMHRTVPGFRTLHFGDVVDLHLLDDQRDNNGVIAEQLARVLTERFGLAGVPDLRFHLEVAVEAADALIKLAFRRRTDGDERVLVEAKALIREYLHRQVNAPAEAVSQG from the coding sequence ATGCTGGACGCCTGCGCCGAGCTCGTCGACGAGGTGGGGTACGAAGGGCTGACCACTACCCTGCTCGCCGAGCGCGCCGAGGTGGCGATCGGGTCGGTGTACCAGTTCTTTCCGGACAAGCGGGCCATCGTGCAGGCGCTGACGCTGCGGACCATGGAGTCCTACCTCCAGCGGCTCGACGAGCGGTTCGCCTCGGACGATCTGACGTACTGGTGGGACGGCGTCGATGCGGCGATCGACGAGTACATCTCGATGCACCGCACCGTCCCCGGTTTCCGTACCCTGCACTTCGGCGACGTGGTCGACCTGCACCTGCTGGACGACCAGCGGGACAACAACGGGGTCATCGCGGAGCAGCTCGCCCGCGTGCTCACCGAGCGTTTCGGCCTGGCCGGGGTGCCCGACCTGCGGTTCCACCTGGAGGTCGCGGTCGAGGCCGCCGACGCCCTGATCAAGCTGGCCTTCCGCCGCCGCACCGACGGCGACGAGCGGGTGCTGGTCGAGGCGAAGGCGCTCATCCGGGAGTACCTGCACCGGCAGGTCAACGCCCCGGCCGAGGCCGTGTCCCAGGGCTGA
- a CDS encoding amino acid deaminase/aldolase, producing the protein MAIDRDKLRERLDRATAHLDPPYAVVDLSAFDANAGALTGRADGKPLRVASKSVRVRELLTRVLGRPGWQGVMAFTLPEAVWLARSGVSDDVLVAYPTAHRAGLAELAADPALADAVTLMVDDAAQLDLIDQVCPPAHRPALRVCLDLDASWRPLRGRVHVGVRRSPVHSAAAAGALAAAVAGRPGFRLVGLMSYEAQIAGLGDAPPGQTVLGSAIRVAQRGSYRELLARRSVAVAAVREHADLEFVNGGGTGSVAATSADPAVTEVTAGSGLYGPTLFDAYRAWRPTPAAFFACAVVRRPASGLATVLGGGWIASGQAASSRLPRPWLPDGLKLLGAEGAGEVQTPLAGDTADDLRVGDRVWFRHAKAGEMCEHVNEVHLVDGDAVVATVPTYRGEGHAFL; encoded by the coding sequence GTGGCCATCGACCGTGACAAACTTCGCGAGCGTCTCGACCGGGCGACCGCTCACCTCGACCCGCCGTACGCGGTGGTCGACCTCTCCGCGTTCGACGCCAACGCCGGCGCGCTGACCGGCCGGGCCGACGGCAAGCCGCTGCGCGTGGCGAGCAAGTCGGTACGGGTCCGCGAGCTGCTGACCCGCGTACTCGGACGCCCCGGCTGGCAGGGTGTGATGGCCTTCACCCTGCCCGAGGCGGTGTGGCTCGCCCGCTCCGGCGTCAGCGACGACGTGCTGGTGGCGTACCCGACGGCGCACCGGGCCGGCCTCGCCGAGCTGGCCGCCGACCCGGCGCTCGCCGACGCGGTGACGCTGATGGTCGACGACGCCGCCCAGCTCGACCTGATCGACCAGGTCTGCCCGCCAGCTCACCGCCCCGCGCTGCGGGTCTGCCTCGACCTGGACGCCTCCTGGCGCCCGCTGCGGGGCCGGGTGCACGTCGGTGTGCGCCGCTCCCCGGTGCACAGCGCCGCGGCGGCCGGCGCGCTCGCCGCCGCCGTCGCCGGGCGGCCGGGCTTTCGGCTGGTCGGCCTGATGTCGTACGAGGCGCAGATCGCCGGCCTGGGTGACGCGCCGCCCGGGCAGACGGTGCTCGGCTCGGCGATCCGGGTCGCGCAGCGCGGGTCGTACCGGGAACTGCTGGCCCGCCGCTCGGTCGCGGTCGCCGCGGTACGCGAGCACGCCGACCTGGAGTTCGTCAACGGCGGCGGCACCGGCAGCGTGGCCGCCACCAGCGCCGACCCCGCGGTCACCGAGGTCACCGCCGGCTCCGGCCTGTACGGGCCGACGCTGTTCGACGCGTACCGTGCCTGGCGGCCGACTCCGGCGGCGTTCTTCGCCTGCGCGGTGGTCCGCCGCCCGGCGTCAGGGCTGGCCACGGTGCTCGGCGGCGGCTGGATCGCCTCCGGCCAGGCGGCGAGCAGCCGGCTGCCCCGGCCCTGGCTGCCGGACGGCCTGAAGCTGCTCGGCGCGGAGGGCGCCGGTGAGGTGCAGACGCCGCTCGCCGGGGATACCGCGGACGACCTGCGGGTCGGTGACCGGGTGTGGTTCCGCCACGCCAAGGCTGGCGAGATGTGCGAGCACGTCAACGAGGTGCACCTGGTCGACGGGGACGCGGTGGTCGCGACGGTGCCCACCTACCGGGGCGAGGGCCACGCCTTCCTCTGA